The following proteins are encoded in a genomic region of Methanobrevibacter oralis:
- a CDS encoding membrane protein → MFKKSFITDCEGPLTLNDNAFELSKYFIDDGANLFRTLSLYDDFLVDIVKKENYKAGNTLKLILPFFALRNLKNKDLIEFSQNNICTVPDAKLLLNYLKEAMNIYIVSTSYTQYIEAVSKYMEVPFENTFYTDVDMDSLSLNEDEINKLKNFQDQIIQNQGDYELYDDIFFNQIANMDICEKIKDVEIVGGPGKKFAIDKIIKRDNININGILYIGDSITDVEPLEFAKLNNGVSISFNGNEYPLKVAQIAIVSKSAIATAVIANIYAENDKNVVLNFIREYNENKNLKELFNDYNINIKIKDRFFEVFNNENYPIIQIINDKNFDEILKASKSMRNNIRGQDIGELG, encoded by the coding sequence TTGTTTAAAAAATCTTTTATAACTGACTGTGAGGGGCCATTAACCTTAAATGATAATGCATTTGAATTATCTAAATATTTCATAGATGATGGTGCTAATTTATTTAGAACATTAAGTTTATATGATGATTTTTTAGTAGATATTGTTAAAAAAGAAAATTATAAAGCAGGCAATACTTTAAAATTGATTTTACCATTTTTTGCACTAAGAAATCTTAAAAATAAAGATTTAATTGAATTCTCACAAAACAATATTTGTACAGTTCCAGATGCAAAACTTCTTTTAAATTATTTAAAGGAAGCTATGAATATATACATTGTTAGCACTAGCTATACTCAATATATTGAAGCTGTTTCTAAGTATATGGAAGTTCCATTTGAAAATACATTTTACACAGATGTTGATATGGACTCATTAAGTTTAAATGAAGATGAAATTAATAAACTAAAGAATTTCCAAGATCAAATAATTCAAAATCAAGGGGATTATGAGTTATATGATGACATATTCTTTAATCAAATAGCTAATATGGACATATGTGAAAAAATAAAAGATGTTGAAATTGTTGGAGGTCCAGGTAAAAAATTTGCTATTGATAAAATTATCAAAAGAGATAATATTAATATTAATGGAATATTATATATTGGGGACAGTATAACCGATGTTGAACCATTGGAATTTGCAAAATTAAATAATGGTGTAAGTATTTCTTTTAATGGGAATGAGTATCCTTTAAAAGTAGCACAAATAGCTATTGTATCTAAAAGTGCAATTGCAACCGCAGTCATAGCTAATATATATGCTGAAAATGATAAAAATGTTGTTTTAAATTTTATTAGAGAGTATAATGAAAATAAAAATTTAAAAGAACTATTTAATGATTACAATATCAATATAAAAATTAAAGATAGATTTTTTGAAGTATTTAATAATGAGAATTACCCAATTATCCAGATTATTAATGATAAAAATTTTGATGAAATATTAAAAGCTAGTAAATCTATGAGAAATAATATCAGAGGTCAGGATATTGGAGAATTAGGTTAA
- a CDS encoding DUF1959 family protein, with translation MDDDAKMHLIKKRIIKSYAWQRDIIKPLSKDYNCSSEELEEVLFNLLDMSSLEALHATYVTAQETCLAEKFNADLRLCWFVDTLELISKEDATNLKDKLVKEVMNGKKYDEVLEEGQIEVFQILKSLQ, from the coding sequence ATGGATGATGACGCTAAAATGCATTTAATAAAAAAAAGAATAATTAAAAGCTATGCTTGGCAAAGAGATATTATTAAACCACTTTCAAAAGATTATAATTGTTCTAGTGAAGAGCTTGAGGAAGTGTTATTTAATTTATTAGACATGTCTTCTCTTGAAGCATTACATGCAACCTATGTTACAGCTCAAGAAACATGTTTAGCCGAAAAATTTAATGCAGATTTAAGATTATGTTGGTTTGTTGACACATTAGAATTAATTTCAAAAGAAGACGCAACTAATTTAAAGGATAAATTAGTTAAAGAAGTTATGAATGGAAAAAAATATGATGAGGTACTAGAAGAAGGACAAATTGAAGTATTTCAAATATTAAAAAGTTTACAATAA
- a CDS encoding carbohydrate kinase family protein encodes MEIFDNDLNVEVIGFGALNVDKLFSVDSIACHDEESFITSETEIPGGSAANTIIGLARLGCSTSIIGKIAEDKEGDLIEYNLAVNGVYSNNLIYSDEGHSGKCLGFVDKSGERSLYISPGVNDDIQIGEINPLNIMGCKIMHYTSFVGDSFKAQVELLPKLSDESILSFDPGMLYVEKGFDDLKVILKRTNILLINENELRILCNDKDSSIKELAIGLLDFGIDNVVVKQGSKGTFAINKSEECFVEAFEVEVVDTTGAGDSFNSGFLYSYLNGYNLTKSCKIGNWVASRAIGGFGMEKFPTLKELKEFY; translated from the coding sequence ATGGAAATTTTTGATAATGATTTAAATGTTGAAGTTATTGGATTTGGAGCTTTAAATGTGGATAAACTTTTTTCAGTGGATTCTATTGCTTGTCATGATGAAGAAAGTTTTATAACTAGTGAAACTGAAATCCCTGGAGGTTCTGCAGCCAATACTATAATTGGACTTGCTCGGTTAGGCTGTTCTACTTCGATAATTGGAAAAATAGCTGAAGATAAAGAAGGAGATTTAATTGAATATAATTTAGCTGTTAATGGTGTTTACTCAAATAATTTAATATATTCTGATGAGGGGCATAGTGGTAAATGTTTAGGTTTTGTTGATAAATCTGGTGAAAGAAGCCTTTATATTTCTCCAGGGGTCAATGATGATATTCAAATTGGTGAAATAAATCCATTAAATATAATGGGATGTAAAATAATGCATTACACATCATTTGTAGGAGATTCATTTAAAGCTCAAGTAGAGCTTTTGCCCAAATTAAGTGATGAAAGTATCTTAAGCTTTGATCCTGGAATGTTGTATGTTGAAAAAGGTTTTGATGATTTAAAAGTTATTTTAAAGAGAACTAATATTTTACTTATAAATGAAAACGAATTAAGAATATTATGTAATGATAAGGATTCTTCAATAAAAGAATTAGCTATTGGACTTTTAGACTTTGGAATCGATAATGTTGTTGTAAAACAAGGGTCTAAAGGAACATTTGCAATTAATAAATCTGAAGAATGTTTTGTTGAAGCTTTTGAAGTTGAAGTTGTTGATACAACGGGTGCTGGAGATAGTTTTAATAGTGGATTTTTATATTCTTATTTAAATGGTTATAACTTAACTAAATCATGTAAAATCGGTAATTGGGTAGCTAGTAGGGCTATTGGTGGTTTTGGAATGGAAAAATTTCCAACTCTTAAAGAGTTAAAAGAGTTTTATTAA
- a CDS encoding NADH-quinone oxidoreductase subunit B family protein has translation MLDSVKDAVRKTSIHVCIVNCGGCNGCDIEVVALLSPRYDLEQYGIYVHNNPREADVLLLTGAVTEQWKDNLKRVYDKAPEPKIVVAIGNCPQSGDVFNQEGGHVNAPASDFIPVDVAISGCPPRPNEILEAILSVGPQAIANRGREKR, from the coding sequence ATGTTAGATTCTGTTAAGGATGCTGTGAGGAAAACTTCAATACATGTTTGCATTGTAAATTGTGGAGGATGTAATGGATGTGATATTGAAGTAGTTGCTCTTTTATCACCAAGATACGATTTAGAGCAATATGGTATTTATGTTCACAACAATCCTCGTGAAGCGGATGTTCTTTTATTAACTGGCGCTGTTACAGAACAATGGAAGGATAACTTAAAGAGAGTTTATGATAAAGCTCCGGAACCAAAAATTGTAGTAGCTATTGGTAACTGCCCACAATCAGGTGATGTGTTTAATCAAGAGGGAGGTCATGTAAATGCACCAGCTTCTGATTTTATTCCTGTTGATGTAGCTATCTCAGGATGTCCTCCTAGGCCAAATGAAATTTTAGAAGCGATTTTATCTGTTGGTCCTCAAGCTATTGCAAATCGTGGGAGGGAAAAAAGATGA
- a CDS encoding energy-converting hydrogenase subunit EhaL family protein: MIEYLLDIIAFVIGAVIGLKFSYKQHSEPYVVVNKVDAIQLIIAVVGFLLIVISNNMILTAVGCFIVGALIGERPGYGRLELVFGFSIAVIIYLLLKLSNMM, encoded by the coding sequence ATGATAGAATATTTATTAGATATAATTGCCTTTGTTATAGGGGCAGTTATAGGATTAAAATTTAGCTATAAACAACATAGTGAACCTTATGTTGTAGTTAATAAGGTAGATGCAATTCAATTAATTATTGCAGTTGTGGGTTTTCTATTAATAGTTATTTCAAATAATATGATTTTAACTGCTGTTGGTTGCTTTATTGTAGGTGCATTAATTGGAGAAAGACCAGGTTATGGTAGATTAGAACTGGTTTTTGGATTTTCAATTGCTGTAATTATTTATTTGTTGTTAAAATTATCTAATATGATGTGA
- a CDS encoding CBS domain-containing protein, translated as MKAKELMDKDFVYISKNDKVVEVSEVMEDIRRFTCPVVNDDKQLIGWVTSFEITKGLREGNEKISEIMSSYEEITTIHEDAPARLAVIETANNKFVTLPVVNDDNQVIGIIRSCDIVKLLSTLYDIKVSKLYKAMQNQLKGVTWEELMDASALVSKKTTGVKVSPEEYEDTIMNSTFGEAIWATGGLEKFFAGLISVGELVTARKVGRAKR; from the coding sequence ATGAAAGCTAAAGAGTTAATGGATAAAGATTTTGTTTATATAAGCAAAAATGATAAGGTTGTTGAAGTATCTGAGGTAATGGAAGATATCAGACGTTTTACTTGTCCTGTTGTAAATGATGATAAACAATTAATAGGATGGGTCACTTCTTTTGAGATTACTAAAGGTTTAAGGGAAGGAAATGAAAAAATTTCAGAGATAATGAGTTCTTATGAAGAAATTACTACTATTCATGAAGATGCTCCTGCAAGATTAGCAGTTATTGAAACTGCAAATAATAAATTTGTAACATTACCTGTTGTAAATGATGATAATCAAGTAATTGGGATAATAAGATCATGCGATATTGTAAAATTATTATCTACATTATATGATATTAAAGTCTCAAAATTATACAAAGCAATGCAAAATCAACTAAAAGGTGTAACTTGGGAAGAATTAATGGATGCATCAGCATTAGTATCTAAAAAAACTACTGGTGTAAAAGTATCTCCTGAAGAATATGAAGACACTATTATGAATTCAACATTCGGTGAAGCAATTTGGGCTACTGGTGGATTAGAGAAATTTTTTGCAGGTTTAATCTCTGTTGGTGAGCTTGTAACTGCCCGTAAAGTTGGAAGGGCTAAAAGATAA
- a CDS encoding 4Fe-4S binding protein, translating into MASLIWYIYNFAKKAWLDAFANATTGPEILNKPDRFRDFPKVYEDYCIGCGACTVSCPSPGAIKIIRTKDDESSEGKTYPIIYPEACIRCGFCAEVCPTTPKTLECGENHLLMPEFNIIPSKRQYIIDDYLCIKCKKCMKKCPVDAISMVNDKLVVDQLKCISCGDCLDVCKVNGAMKAVFVDNLQDQKEIILLTVNYLEEFINNQTSDLRSLEKNNLLQYDISIDEIWDEAMQIIPDDEVVLEIITNAVNRLKIRIIDWDEDLCKKCQLCVPECPTGCITFDEEKDTIVRDVDKCLRCSICYQTCPFSVIKYFIAKFSIEDGETIHVTVKASNLNEDIVE; encoded by the coding sequence ATGGCATCTTTAATATGGTACATATACAATTTTGCAAAAAAAGCATGGTTGGATGCTTTTGCTAATGCTACTACTGGTCCTGAAATTTTAAATAAGCCAGATAGGTTTAGAGATTTTCCTAAAGTTTACGAAGATTATTGTATTGGATGTGGAGCTTGTACAGTTTCTTGTCCATCACCTGGAGCTATTAAAATTATTAGAACAAAGGATGATGAAAGTAGTGAAGGAAAAACGTATCCAATAATATATCCTGAAGCTTGCATACGTTGTGGTTTTTGTGCTGAAGTTTGTCCAACAACTCCTAAAACATTAGAATGTGGTGAAAATCATTTATTAATGCCAGAATTTAATATTATTCCTTCTAAGCGGCAATACATTATTGATGATTATTTATGTATTAAATGTAAAAAGTGTATGAAGAAATGTCCAGTTGATGCTATTTCAATGGTTAATGATAAACTTGTTGTAGATCAGCTTAAATGTATCTCTTGTGGGGATTGTTTAGATGTTTGTAAGGTCAATGGAGCTATGAAAGCTGTTTTTGTTGATAATTTACAAGATCAAAAAGAAATTATTCTTTTAACTGTTAATTATCTTGAAGAGTTTATTAATAATCAAACAAGTGATTTAAGAAGCTTGGAAAAAAATAATCTCTTACAATATGATATTTCTATAGATGAAATCTGGGATGAAGCTATGCAGATTATTCCTGATGATGAAGTTGTTTTAGAAATAATAACAAATGCTGTTAATAGGCTTAAAATTAGGATTATTGATTGGGATGAAGATTTATGTAAAAAATGTCAGCTTTGTGTTCCAGAATGTCCTACCGGATGTATTACTTTTGATGAAGAAAAAGATACTATTGTACGAGATGTTGATAAATGTTTACGCTGCAGTATATGTTATCAAACATGTCCATTTTCAGTAATTAAGTATTTTATTGCTAAATTTTCAATTGAAGATGGTGAAACTATTCATGTTACTGTAAAAGCGTCTAATTTAAATGAGGATATTGTGGAGTGA
- a CDS encoding 4Fe-4S binding protein, with protein sequence MSLMIDSYTKTPRPLRHVDVDYLVNQTKCVNCEDKPCLDSCPIDAIYLDENDGTVKIKSTCFGCVLCRNACPFDAISLDVQMDPPVKENVPNINVKLCKACGACVQACKNGSIHIVADGSDMPHSEIDKDTCIRCGYCFRVCPTDAIKYGQLLPKTVKGGKAIVVNQDKCIGCMTCTRVCPSTGAINVGRTNRLPYINPGYCARCEECMHSCPSSAIRYSSRKKAYTLYSEIKSFDIVSEIVDHDMKRLSLDLISLNKALKRVANSIALEFNETNFEHFIERKVNESMKRELRIVLDSSIDIDKFTELFGSYLMDRNIEVYDKKCISCGECYNVCPVNAIELNGPDPIKINDNCVYCGNCVETCQFDAIGAYDDYFYSKDTDLYYARSYLFKPRIGDFSLSDTKCQACAICVKNCPCEALTLNNDKIDFDSEKCIYCRTCESICPLGAIRIVNFR encoded by the coding sequence GTGAGTCTTATGATTGATAGTTATACAAAAACTCCAAGACCATTAAGGCATGTGGATGTTGATTATTTAGTTAATCAAACTAAATGTGTAAATTGTGAGGATAAACCATGTTTAGATTCTTGTCCTATTGATGCGATTTATTTAGATGAAAATGATGGCACTGTAAAAATAAAAAGTACTTGCTTTGGTTGTGTTTTATGTCGTAATGCTTGTCCATTTGATGCAATTTCTCTAGATGTGCAAATGGATCCTCCTGTAAAAGAAAATGTTCCAAACATCAATGTTAAATTATGTAAAGCTTGCGGAGCATGTGTCCAAGCATGTAAAAATGGATCTATTCATATTGTTGCTGATGGTTCAGATATGCCTCATAGTGAAATTGACAAAGACACTTGTATTAGATGTGGATATTGTTTTAGAGTATGTCCTACAGATGCAATTAAATACGGGCAACTACTTCCTAAAACTGTTAAAGGTGGAAAAGCAATTGTTGTTAACCAAGATAAATGTATTGGTTGTATGACTTGTACAAGGGTTTGTCCATCTACAGGTGCAATTAATGTAGGTAGAACTAACAGATTACCTTATATTAATCCAGGATATTGTGCTAGATGTGAAGAATGTATGCACTCTTGCCCTTCATCAGCTATTAGATATTCCTCTCGTAAAAAAGCTTATACACTTTACAGTGAGATTAAATCATTTGATATAGTATCTGAAATTGTTGATCACGATATGAAAAGATTATCTCTTGATTTAATAAGTTTAAATAAAGCTCTTAAGAGAGTTGCTAATTCAATAGCTTTAGAATTTAATGAAACTAACTTTGAACATTTTATTGAACGTAAAGTAAATGAATCAATGAAAAGGGAGTTACGTATTGTTTTAGACTCAAGTATTGATATTGATAAATTTACAGAATTATTTGGTTCTTATTTGATGGATAGAAACATTGAAGTTTATGATAAGAAGTGTATCTCTTGTGGAGAATGTTATAATGTCTGTCCAGTTAATGCAATTGAGCTAAACGGACCAGATCCAATTAAAATTAATGATAATTGTGTTTATTGTGGTAATTGTGTAGAAACTTGTCAATTTGATGCTATTGGAGCTTATGATGATTATTTCTATAGTAAAGATACTGATTTATATTATGCAAGATCATACTTATTCAAACCAAGAATCGGAGACTTTTCACTTTCAGATACAAAATGTCAAGCTTGTGCAATTTGTGTGAAAAACTGTCCTTGTGAAGCCTTAACATTAAACAATGATAAAATAGACTTTGATAGTGAAAAATGTATTTATTGTAGAACCTGTGAATCAATATGTCCTTTAGGAGCAATTAGAATAGTTAATTTTAGGTGA
- a CDS encoding hydrogenase large subunit, translating to MIVPLGPIHPAFKEPIRLKLQTEGERVVKAEIEYGYVHRGIEKIIEGKTWQKGIYLAERVCGICSYEHTQTFAETIEKISDVDVPLRAQFLRVITNELDRIQSHLLANSTYFKSLDHETLFMKSLELREYAMDAIELLTGNRVNMGWNVVGGVKMDADERHFKAILDNLKIIEDGFESYRALFAEGPVLGLRSKGIGVMTKKEAIKGRSVGPIGRASNVKEDYRNGHYTYDDHFDFKVIRRSEGDNYARALTRYDELPESISLVRQAIDNIPEGDIRIPVKLKSGYGEIHNEAPRGEVAYMIETNGNLIKHISIRTPSIANMDSCAKYMIRDVPTIADAVATYVSCDPCVACAERVAITNEHGKTIKKDVFEVI from the coding sequence ATGATTGTACCATTAGGTCCTATTCATCCTGCTTTTAAAGAGCCTATTAGGCTAAAACTTCAAACTGAAGGGGAGAGAGTAGTTAAAGCGGAAATTGAATATGGTTATGTTCACAGGGGTATTGAAAAGATTATTGAAGGTAAAACCTGGCAGAAAGGTATTTACTTGGCTGAAAGGGTTTGTGGAATTTGTTCATACGAGCATACACAAACTTTCGCAGAAACAATTGAGAAAATTTCTGATGTTGATGTGCCTCTTAGGGCTCAATTTTTAAGAGTCATCACTAATGAGTTAGATAGAATTCAAAGCCACCTTCTTGCAAACTCAACTTATTTCAAATCTTTAGACCATGAAACATTATTCATGAAATCTTTAGAGTTGAGAGAATATGCAATGGATGCAATTGAGTTATTAACTGGTAATAGAGTTAATATGGGTTGGAATGTAGTTGGTGGAGTTAAAATGGATGCAGATGAACGCCATTTTAAAGCAATCCTTGATAATTTAAAAATAATTGAAGATGGTTTTGAAAGTTACAGAGCGTTATTCGCTGAAGGACCAGTCTTAGGATTACGTTCTAAAGGTATAGGGGTCATGACTAAAAAAGAAGCTATAAAAGGAAGGTCTGTAGGTCCAATAGGAAGGGCTTCTAATGTTAAAGAAGATTATAGAAATGGGCATTATACTTATGATGACCACTTTGATTTTAAAGTTATTAGGCGATCTGAAGGGGATAATTATGCTAGAGCCTTAACACGATATGATGAATTACCTGAATCAATTAGTTTAGTTAGACAAGCTATTGATAATATACCTGAAGGTGATATTCGTATTCCTGTTAAATTAAAATCTGGTTATGGTGAAATTCACAATGAGGCTCCTCGTGGAGAAGTTGCATATATGATTGAAACTAATGGTAATTTAATTAAACATATTTCAATTAGAACTCCAAGTATTGCTAATATGGATTCATGTGCAAAATATATGATTAGAGATGTTCCAACAATAGCTGATGCAGTTGCAACTTATGTTTCTTGTGATCCTTGTGTTGCTTGTGCTGAAAGAGTAGCTATTACAAATGAGCATGGAAAAACTATTAAAAAAGATGTTTTCGAGGTTATCTAA
- a CDS encoding formylmethanofuran--tetrahydromethanopterin N-formyltransferase has product MTYENVEDTFFEAFEGKYVRALITGPTEEIVKRAAYDSTSTPSAVIGRVEGGVEKFLDKNETPDGRYGAIVQYWLGGDDVEKFAFELSYRLRQDILVKPFTRIFDYSNNGSEEYVEMMDIVGHCGDGYEWIVEEYGRKMINVPIAVPDFQIEEKFRINDGIMGGNFWYLCESQEAVLNAGRAAIDAIMDVEGAIAPFEICSAASKPETNYPEIGPTTNHVYCPSLKEKLGDDSKVGEGVNYIPEIVINAVDVESMNKALKSGVDATLDFEGVIGISAGNYNGKLGDKTYNLLDILK; this is encoded by the coding sequence ATGACTTATGAAAATGTTGAAGATACTTTCTTTGAAGCTTTCGAAGGTAAATATGTAAGGGCTTTAATTACAGGGCCAACTGAAGAAATAGTAAAAAGAGCAGCTTATGATTCAACTTCTACTCCAAGTGCAGTAATTGGTAGGGTAGAGGGTGGTGTTGAAAAATTTTTAGATAAAAATGAAACTCCTGATGGTAGATATGGAGCTATTGTCCAATACTGGTTAGGTGGAGATGATGTAGAAAAATTTGCATTTGAATTATCTTACAGGTTGCGTCAAGATATTTTAGTTAAACCATTTACACGTATTTTTGACTACTCAAATAATGGTAGTGAGGAGTATGTTGAAATGATGGATATTGTAGGACATTGTGGAGATGGATATGAATGGATAGTTGAAGAATACGGAAGAAAAATGATTAATGTTCCAATTGCAGTACCAGATTTTCAAATTGAAGAAAAATTCAGAATAAATGATGGGATAATGGGAGGAAACTTCTGGTATTTATGTGAAAGTCAGGAAGCTGTTCTAAATGCAGGTAGAGCAGCTATTGATGCAATTATGGATGTTGAAGGAGCCATTGCACCATTTGAAATATGTTCTGCAGCTTCAAAACCCGAAACTAATTATCCTGAAATTGGACCAACTACAAATCATGTTTATTGTCCTTCTTTAAAAGAAAAACTTGGAGATGACTCTAAAGTGGGAGAAGGAGTAAATTATATTCCTGAAATAGTTATAAATGCAGTAGATGTTGAATCAATGAATAAAGCTTTAAAATCAGGTGTTGATGCAACTTTAGATTTTGAGGGGGTTATTGGTATATCTGCAGGTAACTATAATGGTAAACTTGGTGATAAAACATATAATTTATTAGATATTTTAAAATAA
- a CDS encoding 4Fe-4S binding protein has product MKVSFVKQMKSLEREVLLKSVELDDDGDDFKFELNNFNADEEIIAVGPKCVRCNTCVGECPVGAIEPANIFRIAKITDKCVKCEVCVQSCPISAIKLIHNSVVYDSENEREVMEYNLNNVRCPHRVVRMNNISINYEVDNNWGDCANLCPTNAFNLEFKEFFEDSGIDLDIELDENELYPYINKKMCIGCSSCVEISRNKSAITLDRYLGPIVHGRDIEINQDLCVNCFLCEENCPVGAIELIGDEVVLDDTKCIRCVQCTSHCPVGALRRVDVK; this is encoded by the coding sequence ATGAAAGTATCTTTTGTTAAACAGATGAAAAGTTTAGAACGTGAAGTTTTACTAAAATCTGTTGAATTAGATGATGATGGTGATGATTTTAAATTTGAGTTAAATAATTTTAATGCAGATGAAGAAATCATAGCTGTTGGACCTAAATGTGTTAGATGTAATACATGTGTTGGAGAATGTCCAGTAGGCGCAATTGAACCAGCTAATATTTTTAGAATAGCTAAAATAACTGATAAGTGTGTTAAATGTGAAGTTTGTGTTCAATCTTGTCCAATTTCTGCTATCAAATTAATACATAATTCAGTTGTTTATGATAGCGAAAATGAACGTGAAGTTATGGAATATAACTTGAATAATGTTCGCTGTCCTCATAGAGTAGTTAGAATGAACAATATTTCCATTAATTATGAAGTAGATAATAATTGGGGGGATTGTGCTAATTTATGTCCAACAAATGCATTTAATTTAGAATTTAAGGAGTTTTTTGAAGATTCAGGAATTGATTTAGATATTGAATTAGATGAAAATGAATTATATCCTTATATTAATAAAAAAATGTGTATTGGATGCAGTTCATGTGTTGAAATATCACGTAATAAATCTGCGATAACATTAGATCGTTACCTTGGACCTATTGTTCATGGAAGAGACATAGAAATTAATCAGGATTTGTGTGTGAATTGTTTTTTATGTGAAGAAAATTGTCCTGTAGGAGCTATTGAATTAATTGGTGATGAAGTTGTTTTAGACGATACTAAATGTATTAGGTGTGTTCAGTGCACAAGTCATTGTCCGGTTGGGGCGTTGCGGCGTGTAGATGTAAAATAG